In Sander vitreus isolate 19-12246 chromosome 12, sanVit1, whole genome shotgun sequence, the following proteins share a genomic window:
- the LOC144527164 gene encoding GTPase IMAP family member 9-like isoform X1, whose product MREVNRQTCTSLHNPTMASKYSKHEPNIYNDEALRIVLVGKTGVGKSSTGNSILGKLCFESEFSFNSLTEECKKVFGVADGQLVSVIDTPGLFDTSIDENKTRTDIAQSICYASPGPHIFLVVIKIGRYTEEEKNTVQKIKELFGEDAEKYSMVLFTHGDLLKGKPFEKLLKDSRDLQEVVAKCNGQYQVFNNEVKDRSQVRELLNKIRTITKKNGGSHYTTAMFQKAERVIEEKKQQILKENEEPLRREREELKKKLEEMFSKQMREEKKQEIPKEIEDPLRREREEQKKLEEMFSKQMREEKADKEREKKLMAAHEQEMEEKTKELSKLQEMQARQEAEKSTEVLKIMVVVVSTVALVVVSVVKPFI is encoded by the exons ATGAGAGAGGTGAACAGG CAGACCTGCACTTCTCTACATAACCCAACAATGGCCAGCAAATACTCCAAACATG AACCGAATATATACAATGATGAGGCACTCCGGATTGTGTTGGTGGGGAAGACCGGAGTTGGGAAGAGCTCCACAGGAAACAGCATTCTGGGAAAACTTTGCTTTGAATCAGAGTTTTCTTTTAACTCTTTGACTGAAGAATGTAAAAAGGTCTTTGGTGTAGCAGATGGGCAATTGGTTTCTGTTATTGACACCCCAGGTCTCTTTGACACCAgcattgatgaaaataaaactagGACAGATATTGCCCAGAGCATTTGTTATGCTTCTCCTGGACCTCACATCTTCCTGGTCGTCATCAAAATAGGCAGATacacagaggaagaaaagaatACGGTGCAGAAGATAAAGGAACTGTTTGGTGAGGATGCAGAAAAATACAGCATGGTTCTCTTTACCCATGGTGACCTGCTCAAAGGGAAACCTTTCGAGAAGTTATTGAAGGACAGCAGAGACCTGCAGGAAGTTGTGGCCAAATGTAACGGCCAGTACCAAGTCTTCAATAATGAGGTGAAGGATCGTTCTCAGGTCAGGGAGCTGCTCAACAAGATCAGAACTATAACAAAGAAGAATGGAGGAAGTCATTACACCACTGCAATGTTCCAGAAGGCAGAGAGGGTGATAGAAGAGAAGAAACAACAAATCCTTAAAGAGAACGAAGAGCCACTgcgcagagagagggaggaactgAAAAAGAAACTAGAGGAAATGTTCAGTAAACAaatgagagaagagaagaaacaagAAATCCCTAAAGAGATAGAAGATCCACTgcgcagagagagggaggaacagaagAAACTAGAGGAAATGTTCAGTAAACAAATGAGAGAAGAGAAGGCtgacaaggagagagagaaaaagctaATGGCAGCTCATGAACAAGAAATGGAAGAGAAAACGAAGGAACTGAGCAAATTACAGGAAATGCAAGCTAGACAAGAAGCTGAGAAAAGCACTGAAGTACTCAAAATTATGGTTGTGGTTGTATCAACAGTAGCtttggttgttgtttctgttgtgAAACCATTCATATAG